The genome window tagttgttatctactattgctcttaaatttggtatttgtttatataatgtgaaaaagtaaaagtatgcttagcaatatattaaacatatattataaaaatatttttaataattttttaatcgccgagtcctgccgcacccgcacccacctttttcaaaaattgccgagtcccgcacccgcacccgcacccgcacccgagtcccgaaacgcacccgtgcttcatagtaATAAACTAAGGCTAAATCAATCTTGTTGCCTCACCAAAGATCTGCAGAAGATGGCAGTGGAGAGTTGGAATGAAATCCGTAAAAGCAATCTCAGATTCAATCGGTTCAGCTCAAGCCCAACACACCATACCGTATGGACTACACCAGCACCTGACAACTACAAGATCAATTACGATGGAGCGCTTTCTAGTGCAGACAACAAATCTGGGATTGGCATTGTGGTTCGGGACTGCCATGGGGAAGTCATTGCATCACAAATACAGCAGATGGACCAAGCTTACCAGCCCATGGAAGCTAAGGCTATGGCTGCAATAAGGTTGTGGAGTTTGGCAGTGAGTTGGCCTTCATAACGCCATAATTGAAGGTGACTCCGTAGTGGTTGCAAAGGCCCTAAAATGCAAGGAATTCGGGTTGGCACCCTACGCCCATTTGCTAAAAAACATGTCTTTATTTTCCGGTTTATATTCACAATTGTTATACTCTCATGTAAAGAGAGATGGTAATAAAGTTGCTCACAGTTTAGCTAGACTAGTTTTGACATCTCAACATTATACTGTGtagatggaggatgttccatcTTGCACTTTACCTTTTGTTCAGGCTGATTTGGCCACTCTTTAGTTCATTTCAATAAAAgtcttcattctcaaaaaaaaaaaaaaaaaaaaaaaaaaaaaaaaaaaagtttgactgaaattcatttcagttctctaagtttacttttgtttaattaaatcctctaaatttcaatttattcaattcagtcCTTTTTGTACAATTctgttaaaattattttcaatgttttttcatatatttatgtgAGAATTTTATGAAAGAGCATCGTAGTAATAAAAGTAATccactttcaatttttttttctttttttatctttctacatcaatctaaattttttttttaaacaaaaaaaaaattcaaaaaaactcGAGTGTGGGCCTTGACACCCAATGGCGTGAATGCCCTATTTAGTCCCCTTGAATGATATATTTGCCTCCCTACCCTCAACCCATTTTTATGTCAATAACGTCCTTGATCTTTGATGACAAGTGATATTATGAGTTCCATGTTGGATCCGTGAAATGACAAAATCTAGGCTCTTAAGGAATAGATTTTAAGGAatagatttttgggttttgagctCACTTCATGTAGTGGGGAAGTCTGCGCTTTTAAGCCCATTCCATGAAGTGATAACTTTTATCCTATGTAATGAAAAAGACCTAGGCCCATTTTTTCAAGAAATCTAAAGACCTTTGGATGAAAGTCTATTCCATGTAGCTTTAGAGAAATTCTGGGTTTTTTCAGTATTAAATTGGTTTTGCATGTAAAAGTATATTCGTAATCAGATCTGTCTTGGACAACTACTTGAGATGGTGGGTAGGAACTGGAAATAAAATTCGAATTTGACTGATGACTTCCAACCCCATCATCATTTAAGGTGGTAACCCCATCTCTACAATGTCAACGATGGTAATAGTGGATAACCTCATTAATTCAAATACAATATCATGGCGAGTGTTCGTGATTgatcacatatatatatattccttccCCATGAAGTAGTGGTTATTAAAACCCATCCCATTGAGCAATAGCAAGACATCCAAATTTGGGCATACACAAACACAGGCTAATATTTGGTAAAAAGTGCATATTAGATAATCTAAACCCAACAATTGAGTTCCTTTCATGGACAATCATCCAATCACtcacaaagaaataaaatctgGAAAGCGATTTGAGCAGTTAGGGTatgtaataaaatcaaaactttctttTGGAGAGCTTGTAAAAATATACTGTCCACTAAAGGAGAGAGTATTGTGTCAAATTTATATGAGGatcaccattcatgtgagattACAAAATATCATGTTATTGTATTCTAAGATTATTaagtactttctttttttgctttaatcAATCATGTTTCACAATGATTAGCATTATAAAGTTGTGATAGTTACCCAGTGTATATGAAACACACAATGTCACACCAACCATAGCTAGaatcatattttgaaaacacaatttcatcATCTCATTAGTCATAAtaggatttttaaaaatgtgattTCACAGAGTATGTGAATGGTAGTGTAACAAAAATTagtgttataacttataaacttataattaaGAATTcaagaaggaaataaatttCAAAGTCAAATGGAATTGTATCAATCATGCTCACAATACCACAAAATTTAAACaagtcaaaaatcaaaattatacgACCATGAACCAGACCCAGCCTCTAGTCACGCAGACTCAGTCACCATCTTTATGCCCAAATGCCACTTGTCATCCACCACCTCCATCAACATAAACTCTCTTTCCCACAAAACACTTTGGAACCAAAAGTACTCCTAAGAATTCGCCAAGTGTTCTGGCAAACCCAAAACTCTGTTCCAAATATTGCCACCTTTCACTTCACAGAAACTCACGTGTCCAAAAGTTGCATGCCCCATGGACGTATAATAATCCCAAACCCTCATATTCCCTTCTCTCCTCTAGCCCATTTCACTCTTTAACACTTTTTCGATCTAGACTAAACTTCAAATTTGAACCcagaaatcaaaacaaacagaaagGTAGAAAGATGAGCCAAGAACAGTCACAGCGGTCTGAGCAAGAACCCATCAAATATGGCGATGTATTCCCAATCCAAGGAGAACTTGCGGAGAAGACAGTGGCACCAGGAGATGCAGCGCTGATGCAGACGGCGGAGAACACCATACTTGGGCATATCCAGAAGGGTGGTGCAGCCGCAACCATGCAATCAGCCGCCATGTGCAACATGAGAGAGCTGGCCTTGTGGATCATAATGATATGAGTTATGATGCAGGCCTTGGTGGTGTGAGTATCACCGAGACTGATCTTCCTGGGAAGCGTGTAATTACCGAGTCAATCGGCGGACAGGTGATTTGAACACAGTTTAATTTtatgcacatatatatatatcttccaTGTATAGTGTGTTATATGATGTGAGTCTATTTGATACACAAACTGAAGTCTTATGTGCCCTGCTGGCCCCCTAAAAACTGAAATCAAACTCAAATTACTGGTCCAGTCATTGAACAACTCAgactgtgaaaaaaaaaaaatttagacaggcacaataaattctacaagtttttttttttttaagcatgtaattgtgaaatttgtcaTGTCATAAAATTTGTCTTGTGATAGacttaattttttgtaaattcAACTTATTAAGTCAATTACTAGATAAtatcattttaaatataatatttcgTACAAGAAATACTTATCAAATTCAGAGTTCAAATATTTTTGAACTCTTCCTTTCCTATggtaattatcattttttttttttttaattcttacataaaaaaattactaattttttttttagatgtggCACTTTGTGGGTTTAGTTTTCGTGAGTATGATAGAAAAATGAACTCATTTTATTTTCATCTATACCTTTCTCCAAGTAAAGTTAATGAGATGTGGCAGTGATTGATTTGTAAACAGTGCAACACACAATAAAAGGATATACCTTAATAATTTAGTGTGAAAAGAGAGAGGGGGAAGGATCGTCCAAGTGCACTAGGCTTCCCATTGCTTATTTTGTGCATAACAATGTAATCCTGTTGTCTATGTTGGTTCTTGTgcataacttttttttggtaCCTAATCGATTGAAATGTGTAATATTTTGATGAGTCTAGGTTGTTGATCAATACAGCCAAAGAGCTCCATTGGCACCACCAGCCATATTTGAACAATCAGGTGGTGATGGTGGGCGTGGTGGTGCAATCACAATTGGTGAAGCACTTGAAGCCACTGCCATGACAGCCGGGCAGAAGCCCGTGGACCGGAGTGATGCCGCTGCTATTCAGGCAGCCGAAGTTAGAGCAACAGGGCGAATCAACATAGTCCCAGGTGGGGTTGCAGCCGCAGCCCAGTCAGCTGCAAGTTTAAATGCCAGAGCAACAAGCACCGAGGAAAAGACAAAACTTACCGATATTCTAGCAGTAATATATTTTAACGAGAAAATGTTATTTCACAGATAGATTTAATATTTCATACACATATCTATAATTAATATAGAAATATCAacattttaatacaaataaattgatGTGATAAAAAAGAGAATTAAAATTGTGAATGTGTGAGAATGAAAACCCAATATACTTGTCACTAATATTGTTACTaccaaatatatgaaaaaaaagggggtattattttaattggtgttaattaatgaaaaaattttgtcttttgaaGTTACAAACACTATCTAATTTTGATGAGTTAAAATTTTGATCTCAATTGTTTAAAAGATAATATTATGCTCACATTTGGAGTGTCTGTAAAAGAATGATCCAGTTTCATTAAATTACAAGTCAATGTTACCAAGTCATACACATTTGATCTACtagtaactttttaaaaattttaatttatttcttaaaatcGATGAAAAACTTCACATCAATGTTGCCATATCTTTGTAGAATTTACTTGTAAAACAAATAATCCAAAGTCTGATATGTCTTTCACAAAATAAGAAGATTAAATGAAATGtgcttttttaaatttatttgccGATATTAAAGAGAGTTTCATACCAAGGGTGAGTGCTAAATAACACCATTTTTATGCATGCAGGATGCAACTTCGAAGTTGCCATCTGACAGACCAGTAACACGCCGAGATGCTGAGGGGGTGACCGGTGCAGAGATGCGGAATGATCCATACTTGACCACTCATCCTACAGGCGTGGCAGCATCCGTGGCAGCAGCCGCTAGGATCAACCAGACTAAATTAGCATCTCTCGGGAGAGAGGCTGATCAAGGGGTTTAAAccaaacaaagttttttttttttggattactGCATGCCTCACTTGATTTATGTTACTATTGTGGCCGTAGTAggtcttttttcctttctctctctcttatctcCTTGTCTCATAATCAATGAGTATGaataaattgagttttaatcAACTAGTTAAAAATCTCATCTTTAGGTTAGTTTTGATGTAAGCCCAAATTCACAATTCTGGTATATTAGGATTTTGCTAATTATTTCCACGTCCTTCTAGTTAAACACCTTTGGATGAGCAGAATGTTCTACCATTTTGTATTGGGGTCTATTAATTCCACTACTAGGAGAGAGGACTCTGACCTGGTCTGAGACTTCAGGTAGATAGTCACCCAAATATACCAACACTTTCTCCACCACACATGCATGACTCCCTAGCTTTCAGTTGAATCTCAAGACAATGGGAATTTGCACAGTACTCGGCTTTGAAAATCTTGACTGGAAGGGATTGGGGTCGTTCTCATATATACCTGTCAACCTTGCTTTGCAAGCATAGAAAGATTGAGCATCGATCCCACTTCTCCCCTCCTCttagattatattttaaattcattaatGATATGTTTGGATGAATACTTCAGCCTCCTCTCCCCTCTCCTCCCCCTCTAGGTGGTTAGGTTCGACAACCTCCACCTCCTCTAGGGCTGTGTACCAGGGTGGCTATTGAGCTCCTACTCAAAGAACTCtttttagaaatataattaatattgtaGATAAGTTATTTGAGAAGGTTCTTCGGTTATTTACTAAGAAAGAACGATATTTAGCACAACTCGATCTTATTATTGGAGGGAAGTAGTTAAAGATGTTATGATGTAAAGTTTTTTGTCATCGAATAAAAGAATTTGGGATTTAAAttccgcctataccaaaaattaatattagatCATCATAGAGAGGACGGAATTCCAACGATTTGTTTAATCGATACAAATTGTGACCCAAATCTCGCTGATATTTCGATCCCAGTAAATGATGACGTGATAACTTCAATCCGATTAATTCTTAACACATTAGTATTTGCAATTTGTGAGGGTCGTTCTAGTTATATACGAAATCCTTGATTCATATtaataatgaataataaaaaaattcttttaggAACTCCATAGATTTATGAAATCGGTTATGATTCCTAAAAGAGATACAAGTAACTAGGGATAGTATGTAATTAATTggtatacaaatatatataagtcaACTAGGCAAGTTGAAAACAGAGAATGTTGAAtcaaaataattctttttaaagTTCCCAGAAGATTTAGTCAATGAATTAGAACGAATCAATcgatccattttttttttatactatgtTTCTAATGGATACGTTTCTTTTAGATcatgattatattttcttttttaggctATGATTccatattcataaaatttataagatttatttcCAGTTTTAGATCTTTCAATAATAACTCCTTACTCCCATGGATCTATTTCAAATTCCTGAATCATCCTAGgaatttttctatttgattgTATAGtttaagttgaaattctatcatatctattaaaaatattacattattaACTAGGTTGAAATTCTATCACATCTATTAAAAGATTGCattattaatcaatttttgaCTATAGATGCTTGACTATGGATGCTTATAAGGCAAGCAGAGCCCTGGATTTGGTTCCTTTTCATCGATTGAGATGCTGCCCCCAAAATTGTAAGCTTATGAGATATGATCAATGACAGTTGATGGGTTGCAATAAATGTTGACACGAAGGAGTTATTGGCAATCGCCGATCGGCTTACTCTTCTTTTAAGAGAACCGTATCAACCGATTGGTCAAGGAAAAGTGCCCTTGGAGAGGCAGCTATGACCGTAAATGACCCTCCTAGATTTGATGACCAAGGAAGGCTAATAGTCGACACCCATTAAAGGGATTCTGAGGTCTTCCATGGAATTTGGGCCGAAATTTATTTCAGGTGATAGATCTCATCTCTAACGAGCCTTAGAAGATGGACTTTGCCACGGGCCCAAAGGCTCCCAGGATGGTCCAAACTCCAGTCCTTTTTGGGCCTGCTAGGCTCAACCACCTCCTTATACATGGCAAACTAAGGCAAAGCGTTGCTTGGTCTGTCATATAACCTCTGATGAATGCTAATATAAATAAGTTGATGGTGTTTCTCTTCGCAGACCAGTATCGAACACATTCCACAACATTGGTAAACTGGATGACATTTCATAGTTCCAATGTCGTTCTTAGGGATTACATGTTGCTCATTGAATTTTAGATAAGAGAAGATTGGGCTGGCTGTCTTTGATTGATGGCTCTCGCCATCAGTTATTCGTTTACTCTTGTTCGCTTTATTTGCACATTTTCCTTGCATGCCTTGACATACCCTCAATTGCATATCATATTCAGTTGtgactttagttttttttaaatttaaaaaaaaaaaaaaaaaaaaaaaaaaaccagtatATACAGAAGTACATACATTAAGCGTGCAAAGAACGTTTTTTTAGGATTaagattttttgaaatattaggATAACTTGTTCTTTTCAATAGCTATCCTCATTTTCAACACTATTTACTAAAGGTTTGAATAGAGTACCCATCACACATTTAACTTGTGTTACATGTCAGTGGGGCAACATCAAAAGAATCAACCTTTACCCCTTCTCTTCTTCTGTTATTCTAAACATCAATGCTCGGCCATCCAAGAgagacaaaagagaaaaatacatGATATCAAAACTGAACCCAAGAGATAAACAGTACTGAACAAAGTGCAGCAAAACATAATCAACTCAACTAAAGCAGGATATTCatgattataatttataaactcCAGGGTAGCTTTAAGCttttataaaattcaatattGTAGCAAGTAATTGTGAAGCACAGAAACAAAGTGAAACCTCAGCTCAtgctcaattaatttttaatttgcacTGTCAACTTACTCAAAATTGAGCTAGTTGCAAgctttccaaaaatatttttcttttaatcgaTAGGACTGTATACATCTCTTGCATGCAAAGAGAGGACCAATGCTAACCTCATGCtcacaattcaaaaaaaatcgCCACATCATATAcaacaaaattgataatttcCCTATAATGTACAAACTACTATACAACTCTGAATATTGGAGGATGAGAAAAATTCCTGACCTAAATCTTCTATAAACAAATAACGTTGTGAGGTGACTGAGGTTTAAATCATTTAGAAGTGTATTCTTCCACAACTCAGCTGGCTAAGCTAACCTTTTCAAGTGCCAATTCTCGTGTGATGAGCCTGAGAAGTACTTGCACTAGCTCTCTTACTCGTGCTTCCCTGTtcatcaaaaggatcaaaaggatAAGCTACTCCATGGAAACATTAATTCATGTTTAATTTCTTATCACAGTTCCAGGCAGATCATGATAACTTTTAACTCTTGTATATATTGTGGCCGAGGTATATCGTGGCACCTTACTGGCATCATCCTTTTTCATACCTTATAAATTCTCCTTTTTTGACATTATTTCAAACATGGCAGATATCTCCAGTTTTTTagtgactaaattttttgctgaaagatATTCTCTCTTACCTTGATACAACAAGCTCACAGAAGGAGGGAAATAGAACAAGCAGATGAGGACGCTTGTCTTGACTTTCCTCCTCTGCTAGGCCACTTTTCAAGTGTGGATGCAAAGGAAGGATGGATGCTGTGTCTAAATGAATAATCAGACGTGCCAGTTCTTGAAGGACAAATATTATTTCTTCGAGCCTAGCTGCTGGCAACGGGCGTTCACCTGCAGGAACAGTAGGATGGTTCAGAAGAGAATAATCTGGAAGGTGAAATGAACATTAGAGGAACCCAACATATTGTAAGAAGACACGCACCTAAGTCATTCTCATCAGTGAGAAATCTGTTCAAGATGTACTCACATCTGGTCACGAGCATCATGATTGAGATTTTGCTGACTTCAGATCTTGTCAAATTCCAATGATTGGTTTCTTTGCTGTAACTGAGGTACAGATAGTAGTATGTGAAATTTGGAATAAAAATGCATTGGAAAACAGAGCTTTGTAGATTTCTAAAGATGTTTCAATTGAAAGTAACAACAGAAGGCTTTAAAAGTACAGGTTTTGAGGTTGCCTAATGGAAGAGTCTTACATTAATAGCTGCAGAAAGACAAGTTTATTCTAGTTGATGGAACTGACCAATCACTGGCATTTATTTCGTTTAAAAGATTAATGTCATACTAAATAACTTCATGAGTCACCTGTTGTGACAAAAAGAATGGCAATGGCATTCAGGTTCCAGTAAAGCGGCTAATCAAGAATATCAAAGACTGGAAGTCCGGAATTACCCCGAAGACCAGAATTTGAACAAGTTCTCTTCATATGGTCAACCATTACATTAGATATCAAAGCAATATGACACTCAATGTTCAcataattaattattgaaaacTAATATGTCAAGTAAAGGATCGACCTCTGCAATAAATTACCTGCTCAAGGAAAATAACTTCTGTAAGCAAGTTAAAGAAAATCTGCTACAGTGGGAAGGCATAAGTTCCACAGTCTCAACAGGCAACGAGCATGTGCGTGACGCACAACGGTCCAAGGTGGATACTAGTCGTTGCAAAATCTGTGAATAACAGCAACAGTATTAGGAGGGGAAGATGAGCCAATTTAGGAAATTCTCAACATCAAAGACcataaaaaattcagaaaaattcCATGTCTGATCTGGAATGTTAAAATTAGATGGTCCATAATCATCTTGTCACCTTCATTTCACAAAATGTACCCCAATCCCGACCCCACTATTTAACAGCAGGGCTAAGGCCCAGGGATTTAAAATCACTCCAATCTAACCACTACACTCTACATATATTCACAGACTGTTTTGGTCACATAAGTGGGtccagtatatatatatttgatgattGGGTCCAGTTAGCCCAATTGATAGTATCTTGgcctaatgataaagagcaattatcatGGAGCAAACACCATAGGTTCAAATCCTATCATATCTATCAGAACATTTTGGTTAAATAATTTCTATctaccataaaaaataaataaataaataaataaataaaatgataggAGAGGAAATTACATCTAAAGGGGCATCAATCGGTGACTTAAGAATGTTGTCACCAAGAATGTTTAAGATGGTCATCTCAAGCAACTCATCGTCCTTTTGTGCTACAAGTGAGAGAGAATTGGAAGGAAGAGCTCTCCCACAATATCCAACGAAGAATATTTCATAAACATCTGCAACTTCTTTCCAGATACGTGTTCGTGCAGGTTTACTGATACTTGAAATTGGTCCACCATTTAAGGTTAATCTGCTGACATCATCAACCAGAATGCGGTTGAAGTCTGCAACAGCAAATCTCCATAGTGCACCGTCTGGATTGTCCCTCCTGGTCATCATACACCTAAAGCAAACAATTGATCTGGTTAAGCACTTGCACAGGTAGTCTAAATCCTAAAACAAACATGGAATACATAATACAGTTATTAAAAAGGATGATAATAAGGGGGCATGGCACTCAACCTAATGTATATTATCAACGATTTAGTCATACATATTATTCATTGTATATATTACATCAAATACACTACAACAGTCACTATAAAGGAAATGTGCTGTCATTGTTCACACATGGCCCATCAATTACTCATCTATTAGAATCAGATTCTAATAGATTAACCCCCTATAGTATATTCATTAACCTTTTATGTAAAAACCACCACTTCTCTAAAATAGTGTGATTGGAGTACAAAATCAGCATAACAGATTACAGTAGTTAGTAGTACCTTCCAAGACTTTGAATTAACTCGGGAAATATGATATGCTTTTCAATTTCTGGAGCCTGTAGAAAAAGATCTACCATTACAGGAACAAGCTTTTCAGCAAACAGATAACTCGGGATGCCTTCTGTTAAAGCTGTTGTTGATCCAGAACTCAGAGATGTAGCTTCTACTTTGGATAGGGATATGGATGTAGTACCGTTAGGTATATCATCTTTTATCTTCACGTGGGCATCTGTGAAAAATGAAGGCATGAATTTTAAACCTTTTGTTACTAAAATCAAACTAAAGGTTCCATCAAGTTTTTTTTCATACCTGGAATATGATCACTTGTGTGCTCTGACTCATCTTCCTCATTCTCTAAGGGAGACTCAGATCTTGGAAGATACAGCAAAAGCTCCCGAAGAAGAATAAGCCACATTGAAGAAATGTCCTCAGTTGGACATAACAAAGGTAAGATTTCCAACACAGTGCGTAGTACAGGTGGAACATTTCCCTAGAGGCGCAACATAGAATTCAAGGGAAAGAATTTCATATGTTGAAATTCAcaaaaaatagtattatattCTCTGAGGGTTCTTGTAACTAGTAACACCACTTGGATAAAAATGGTTACATGTACATAATAATTCTCTTTCCTAAGCCCACACAGCAAGGTAGAGGAAGAGCTTTATGAGAGGGCCACAAGGACTCTTACTTTTGGGAGGCAAATTCATGCTCTATACTAGACTGGTATGCCAAATTGGTAAGCCAACTTATAATTCACCTCTATGCTTAATTTCAAATGTTGTTTATCCCAGTTTCAttcctctattttatttttattttttttcttcttacttcCCTTCACTTTTTGTAGAGAACATAAGACAAAGGTGAAGGGAGCTGTTACAAAACTATAGTACTACACTTCTACCATATAAAACACAGACCAAGACCCAATTTTAGAGTATAATTCAAACAGCTAAACCAACAAAACTTGCCAAGAATACATGAAAGTACAGAAAATGGTAATACAAGAAGGCCAAAACAGATTCCTACAGTGAATTTCTTTATGCAGTGGACCCTTAGGATCCTAAAGAAACCCAGGTaatgtgaaagaaaataattatttaaggAAGGGACATGGAAATTGGTATGGGCCGTGTATCACATTCCATTCATGTAAAGCACTGAAATTACTTGTTGACATCACAAACACAACTTATGTAAAACCAATAACTCTCAAACAATCTCATGTGCTTTCTCAAAGGTGGCAGAGAAATTATGAAGATCCTTCAACTTTACAGAAGAAAATGAACAAGAAAtacttgctacagtgcaattaaaaaaccaaaccaaaaaataaaaacgcaCAATAACAAGGAAATGGGTTCAGTGCGAAAGTTTTACTTACAAATTCAGATTCGAAGTGATCAGTAGTTATTATGGCTTGCTTAACCGCCAAATCTATGATTGCTAGCAATTGTGTGTACATGCTATCATCAAACATCCTTTGTGCTTGAACATATAGTTCTCCTGTTTGTacaaatcaagaaaaacatAAGCACTCTGAAAAGATGGTTCAACCACAACTACTGTAGTAGCTAACATTAACAGTCTCCTTAATTACATCGTAGACAGACTCTGCTTAGTTGTTAGGATATATATCTAATACCCCATTTCCTTGCATTCGAGCTTGGTGTAAGCACAGACACAAACATGGATGCAGGGCACTACACAATTGACACAGCAAAACAACATTTTATAAAGACTAGGACATGACAGGAAAGAGACacagtaattaattaattaattatatttttaggtatatttatatatctttaagcATACTTTAGGTTTTAggaataataacaacaataaaaatgtttgaatgttttgtttttgtatttaaatttaataaaaacccCAGTGACGCATGGTAGTTTTAGCTGCAAAACAAGGTTTTTTGGTCAGTAGACACAGCCAGTGCTCCATTGAACTTTGAAAAGCCTTTGtggtttttaaaaattaaaagaaaaggaaaaatacaatttGGGCCAACAAATGGTAGCCAGTCCTTTCGAGAGCAGGTGCATGACCACTATAATTCCATACTTACACCAAAGCATTTTGGTCCCTGTAACTTCATACTTTATAGCAGGGAATTTCAGTCCAATGGGGAATCATTCACAAGTCCGATGCCCCTCCTCAATGATCTCTCCGATCTTTCTCAATCAACTCCTCTCCAACTTTCTTGGAGAAATTCATCTTCCTCACATCAGTCCCTTaggtaaatgcaaaaaagttttgGAGCTTGAGCTCATCAACCATATAAAATGAAGGGATCTTTCTATGTAGAAAACATTAACACCCCATCATCCTTGGCACTCTGTCGCATGCGATCAGAGATCTGATGGCTGGTCAAGAGAGAAAGTGTGGTGTCATGACC of Quercus lobata isolate SW786 chromosome 8, ValleyOak3.0 Primary Assembly, whole genome shotgun sequence contains these proteins:
- the LOC115955906 gene encoding protein MON2 homolog, with product MTELNISLTAIGLLWTATDFIAKGLVHGPVEEKETDVHSIPNQTDGENEEEQALVISDSVNDQTPLINVVDSDKLLFSVFSLLQKLGADERPEVRNSAVRTLFQTLGSYGQKLSKSMWEDCLWNYVFPTLDRASHMAATSSKDEWHGKELGTRGGKAVHMLIHHSRNTAQKQWDETLVLVLGGVARILRSFFPFLRILNNFWSGWETLLLFVKNSILNGSKEVALAAINCLQTTVLSHSLKGNLPKPYLNSVLDAYEFVLQKSPNYSENAASKVKQEILHGLGELYVQAQRMFDDSMYTQLLAIIDLAVKQAIITTDHFESEFGNVPPVLRTVLEILPLLCPTEDISSMWLILLRELLLYLPRSESPLENEEDESEHTSDHIPDAHVKIKDDIPNGTTSISLSKVEATSLSSGSTTALTEGIPSYLFAEKLVPVMVDLFLQAPEIEKHIIFPELIQSLGRCMMTRRDNPDGALWRFAVADFNRILVDDVSRLTLNGGPISSISKPARTRIWKEVADVYEIFFVGYCGRALPSNSLSLVAQKDDELLEMTILNILGDNILKSPIDAPLDILQRLVSTLDRCASRTCSLPVETVELMPSHCSRFSLTCLQKLFSLSSYSKETNHWNLTRSEVSKISIMMLVTRCEYILNRFLTDENDLGERPLPAARLEEIIFVLQELARLIIHLDTASILPLHPHLKSGLAEEESQDKRPHLLVLFPSFCELVVSREARVRELVQVLLRLITRELALEKVSLAS